AGGAGGTTTAAAGTATTTTTTGATATTGAAAAAGAAGAGCAATGGCTGAACGAGCAATTACAAAAAGGCTATCGCTGTACAAATATTAGTGGATTAGGAATATACACTTTCGAAAAAACTGACAAGAGATATGTTATGCGACTTGATTATCAAGATTATTTACCGAAGAAAAAGTTCGTGGAATACAAAGGGATATATGAAGATTTCGGTTGGGTCTATATAAAGGGGTTCTGGCTTGGTGGAATACGGTATTGGCAAAAAGAAGATGATGATCAAAATGAAATCTTCTCGGACCGCCAATCAAAGGGTAATTATTATAAAAGATTAATGGGTTATTCATTTGGGTTGGGTATGCTGTGTTTGGCTTTTTCTTATATGCTTTACAAGGATTCGGGATTATATTTAACTGAAGGTCTTTGGAGTATGAAAGGTGCATTATTTTGGAAAGCATTTTTATTTGAAACTCCATTTGTCCTTTTGAGGTTGTTTCCCGCACTTCTGGTTGTTTTTTTTGGTAGCAGTTTCTATAAAGCTTATCGAAAGTACTCAATGTTAAAAGAAAAATAATGCGAGGAGTTTAAGTATGAACTTTTTTTAATTCAAAGAAGTAATTGAGGATAATGTATCTACAACAATCGGGCGCGATTGTTGAACAACGTAGGTAGAAAATGATCAACTTTTTTATAAAAACCAAACTTAAATCTGCTGGAGAAGAATCCATTTTGATCAATCTTTTTTCAAAATGGATTCTTTTTATTTATCGTAAAATATGGGTTTTCGAGGTATTTTTGATCAAACTTTATTTCAAAGCTACACGAACTTCTCTTTTTGTTAAAATACGCTCGTTCTTATCGCTCTGAAGTCTATCATTTACGCGTCATAAGTTATAAGGCAGAGGAGAGGGGTGAAAGCGATCAAACATTAGAGGGGATCCAGCATCAGAGCTATGAGGAATATGAAAAGGCGACTCAAAAAGTATGGATCATTGAAAACATTTTAAAAGATCGAATCGGGTATTATCCGGTGAAAGTAACGGATAATTTCCTGCAGCTTTATCTTCATCGTATCAAGCAATCACAGAAGAAACGAATGGTCCTAAAAAAGTGAACGAAGAAGCTTATTATTTCATGTCAATTAATTCTTTTTCCATTTTGTGATCAGGTCGTTTAGTAGCTTTGTATACGTGTTTTTCACTTTTTGATAGATGAACTTTGCTTCCTCTTCGTCGTACAAGTGAGACGTTTTGTTTCGATCAATCATCATGTCGATCCAGTCGTCTCCGTTTTCAATGAGTCCGCAAGAAAATGCTTCTCTAATGGTTGCACGCTGACTTCTGATTTCGCTGATTCCCGTGTATCCTAGGAACATTTTCATGGTTTTCCAACTCAGCTCAAAAGTGAATTCAAAGCGCTGGATGACGCCGTCATACACGATATCATCTGTCAAGGGAATTTTAAACGGGATGCAGCCCTTGATGTCTTCAAGCTTTTCGTACAGCCTTTCCTTGTTCATAGATGAACAATCCCTTCAGTGTCTATATTTAATAGTAGCTTTTCTTTATGTAGTCGGTCTGTAAATAAGATATCGATTTTAAGAGGCGTCGTCATGTCCTCGATAACCTGAGTAATAAGGTTTAGAACGATTTTTTCCTTTACCTGTCTCTTTCAAAGCTTGCATACAACCGTTATATTATACGAATATTTAAACTCATTGTATAAGGATGAAACCTTGTATTAGAGGAAAGTGTAGTAGCTTTCGGATAAAACGGGGGTTAAGAACCCGTGTTTCAGCGTTAATATACGACGAATATAACGAAAGTAAATAAAAAAATACGAAATTAAATGAAAACGTTTGTTGACAAAACGAAATTAAATGATAACATTTAAATTATTCAGAATGTAAACGCTTTCTAGAGAGGATGAGGAAATGAGTGTTAGTGATCTATTTCAATTAGGTGGATCGACTGCAGTTGTGACAGGAAGCGCAAGAGGATTAGGAAAAGCTATCGCTAAAGCCTTAAGTGACGCAGGTGCGAATGTAGTGATTGCTGTAAGATGCTGAAAGTGCACTTCAAGAGTTAGAGTGCCAGCCTGAAATCAGAAGCTTCGAGTTTCGTCACTGGATCAACCTTTGTTGCGGATGGTGGTTATACAATTTGGTAAAAAGGAAAAGGAGAGATATAACATGGAAAAAATATTAAATAATGTAAAAGAGCAGGCACAAAAATACCCTAAAAAAATGAAAGCAATAGTAGCGTATGCCCCGGAAGACTATCGATTAGAGGAAGTTTCTACACCGAAAATTGAAAACGATAAAGAAATTATTGTGAAAGTTGAAGCATGTGGTATTTGTGCAGGTGATATAAAGGCCTATGATGGTGCGCCAAGCTTTTGGGGAGATGATAAACAACCAGCGTATATAAAGGCACCAATGATCCCAGGTCACGAATTTATAGGGAGAGTAGTTGAGAAGGGTGACGCTGTTACAGATTATAACATTGGAGATCGAATTATATCTGAACAGATTGTTCCATGCTGGGATTGCCGTTTTTGTGGGCGCGGTCAGTATTGGATGTGCGAAAAGCATGATCTATATGGTTTTCAAAAGAATGTAAATGGTGGTATGGCAGAATATATGAAATTTACAAAAGAGGGGATTAATTATAAAGTTCCTGAGGATTTGCCGATTGAAAAAGCAATTTTAATTGAACCTTATGCATGTAGTTTGCATGCTGTACAACGAGCTCAAATCCAATTAGGAGATTTTGTGGTGTTATCAGGTGCAGGTACTCTTGGGCTTGGAATGATTGGGGCAGCAAAAAAAGCAGGAGCTGATACGTTAGTCGTACTTGATTTGCAAGACTCCCGTTTAGAATTAGCTAAGAAATTTGGAGCAGACTTGGTACTTAATCCATCCAAAGTGGATGTAGAAAAGGAAATAAAAGCCCTAACAGAAGGGTATGGCTGTGATGTTTATATAGAAGCAACGGGTCATCCCAAGTCTGTAGAGCAAGGATTAAATAGTATACGTAAATTAGGAAGATTTGTAGAGTTCAGTGTATTTAAAGATCCAGTCACAGTTGATTGGAGCATTATCAGTGACCGTAAAGAGCTGGACATCTTAGGCTCTCATCTAGGCCCATATTGTTATGAATTAGTTATTAAAGCAATTGCGAATGGGGACATGCCTACAGAGAATGTAGTAACGCATCGTTTTCCTCTTGAAGAATTCCAACAGGGCTTTGAATTAATGAAAAAAGGCGATCAATCATTAAAAATAATTCTAGAACCTTAAAACAGATCTTTTAGGGAGGGGGCAGTAGTTCCCCTATCCCTAAATATATCTGAATATTCAGTTAAAGGAGGGTGGATTTTGAATAATTCACTTGCAGGTGGCATTGATAAAGCTGGTATTCCCTCTCGACTCTTTTGGGGTTATATAGGTATTCTTATTTTTATGATGGGGGACGGATTGGAACTAGGCTGGTTAAGTCCTTATTTAATTGAACAGGGAATGAGCGTTCAACAATCAGCATTTTTGTTTACTGCTTACGGAGTAACGATAGCAATATCTTCTTGGTTTTCTGGTGTATTAGTAGAAGCTATGGGACCCAAGAAAACAATGCTAATGGGTCTGTTGTTATATATTTTAGGAACAATTGGCTTTGTTGGTTATGGTATACCTCATTTAAATTATGAGCTTATGATTCCTACTTATGCATTAAGAGGTTTTGGTTATCCATTATTTGCTTATGGGTTTCTTGTATGGATAGCGTATCGTAGTCCTCAACAGCAACTTGGTAGAGCAGTTGGTTGGTTTTGGTTTGTTTTTACAGGAGGATTAAACGTGTTAGGCGCTTATTATTCCATTTGGGCAATTAAATATCTTGGTCATATCAATACCTTATGGAGCGCCCTTTTATGGGTTACGATCGGAGCTATCTTCGCCTTAGTTATTAACAAAGATAAATTAGAGAGAAAACAAAATAAAGAGAACAAGTCAAAAGTGAAAGAGTTATTAAAGGGCGTTACGATTATTAAAAAGGAACCTAAGGTTGGGATTGCTGGCATTGTACGCATTATTAATCAAACAGCCCAATATGCCTTTCCTATCTTTTTACCGACTTATTTAGTCCAGTATGGAATTGAGACGTCAGTTTGGCTGAATATTTGGGGCTCAATTTTCATTTCAAATATTGTTTTTAATTTAATTTTTGGATTTGTTGGAGATAAATTCGGCTGGAGAAATACGGTCATGTGGTTTGGAGGAGTTGGTTGTGGGACATTCACACTTCTTTTGTATTATATGCCACAACTAGTAGGGGCTAACCTTTGGTTAATACAAGCTGCAGGGATATTATGGGGAGCTTGTCTTGCAGGATATGTACCACTATCAGCTCTTGTTCCATCCCTTGTGAAAGAAGAAAAAGGGGCTGCAATGTCCATCTTGAACTTAGGTGCAGGACTTTGTGTATTTGTGGGTCCAGCGATCGTCGGTTTAACTTATGGTTTTGTTGGTGCAGAAGGTGTAATCTGGATTCTTGCAGGCCTTTATTTCGCAGGAGCTTTCATGACGAAATTTATCACCTTACCAAACAATGCGAAAATCTTAGATGTAGATGTCAACGATGAGAAGGCAGAAGTTTCAAACATGTGATAACCTGATGCTCTCTTTCTTATTTTGGAAGAGAGTATTTATTTATAAATAAACGAAAGTAAACGAAAATAAAAATTGACAAACGAAAGAATAAATGTAAAAATGAACTCAAATTAATCAAGGAGATGAAGGTATGAGAATTGCAATTGGGAGTGATCATAACGCATTTGAAATGAAAGAATCAATAAAGAGTTTTATTGAGGAACTAGGTTTTGAAGTTTTAGATTATGGTTGTCATAGTTGTGAAGCTATCGACTATCCTGATGTTGCTTTTAAAGTAGCTCAGGACATTGCTGATAACAAAGTTTCTCGAGGAATATTAATTTGTGGAACAGGGATTGGTGTAGCGATTGCAGCAGGAAAGGTGCCTGGTATACGTGCTGCACTTTGCCACGATACGTACTCTGCGGAACGAGCTCAATTGAGTAATAATGCTCAAGTCTTAACAATGGGTTCTCAAATTGTTGGTATAGAAGTCGCTAAAAAAGTGGTGTACACTTATTTAAATTGTGAATTTAGTGGTGGTAATTCTAAAAGGAAAGTACAAAAAATTATTGATAAAGAAAAAGAATACACTCAAAAAAGTTTTCGATAGGGAGGGGACAGAATGAAAAAATTAATTAACAATCCGAATAATGTTGTCGATGAAATGATTCAAGGATATTTGAAAGCGCATTCTGACGTGGTAAAAGGGGTTGAAGAAAATCACCGAACGATCATTCGAACAGATGCAGGAACTAAGAAAAAAGTGAGTATTATTATTGGTGGTGGTTCAGGACACGAACCAGCTTTTATGGGATATGTAGGAGAAGGGATGGCAGATGGTGTAGCAGTGGGAAATATTTTCGCTTCGCCTCCACCTGACCCCATATTAGAAGCCATAAAAGCAGTAGATACGAAAAAGGAAGCCCTCCTTATTTATGGAAATTACCAGGGGGATCTTATGAATTTTGATATGGCTGCTGATTTGGCAGAAATGGAAAGTGATATCAAGGTAAAACAAATTATTGTAAAAGATGATGTAGCTTCCGCGTCTCACTCAGAAGCAGATAAACGTCGTGGAATTGCTGGAGAGTTCTTTGTGACGAAAGTAGCTGGTGCTGCCTCTGAGACTGGCGCTCCTTTAGATGAAGTATATCGATTAACTGAAAAAGCGAATCAGAATGTAAGGTCTATGGGAGTAGGGTTATCTCCGTGTTCATTACCCCAAACTGGGGAACCGAGCTTTTTGTTAGAAGAAGATGAAATGGAAATTGGTTTAGGACATCATGGAGAACCAGGAGTCGAAAAAGGGAAACTTCAATCTTCTAATGAGGTTACTGAACGAATTGTGAATGACATACTTCAAGATATGCCTATTTCTAAAGAAGAGGAAGTTGCTGTACTTGTTAATGGGCTTGGTTCGACTACAAGAATGGAGCTCTACATTATGTATCAAAAGGTAGAAAGCCTTCTTAAAGAAAAAGGAATTCATATTCACAAATCATTCGTGGGGGACTACAGCACTTCCTTAGAAATGGGTGGTCTGTCGATCTCGATTCTAAAATTAGATAATGAATTGAAGCGATTAATAGATGCAGAGGCAAATTGTCCAATGTATGTACAGAAAAAGAAAGAGAAAGAGGAGGTTAAAAGATGAATGCTACTGAATGGAAACAATATTTTGAAAGCGTTTCACCTTTAATGGAAGAAAACAAAAATTATTTATCTGAGTTAGATCGTCGACTTGGAGACGGGGATCATGGTGTAACAATGTCGATTGGCTGGCAAGCTGTTCAAGAGGAAATTAAGAGCTCACTCAGTGAAGAAAAAGATTGTGGGAAAATTGCAATGAAAGTTGGACGTTCATTTCTTAGCGCGGTCGGCTCTTCTGTAGGTCCTTTATATGCATCAGGCTTTATAAATGGTGCTAAAGCAATCAAGAATAAAACAGAACTAAACGAGGAAGACCTTATTGATTTTTGGGTTAATTTTATAAAAGGTGTTCACGAGCGAGGACAAGCTAATATTGGCGATAAAACAATGTTAGATACCTTGTTGCCTGTTCTAAGTATCCTAGAAGGAAGCACAGAACCACCACTAGTAAGATTCAAATTAGCTCTAACTACTGCGGAAAAAGCTATGATATCCACAAAAGATATGGTTTCTCAGAAAGGAAGGTCCAGTCGTCTAGGTGAACGATCAAAAGGTGTACAAGACCCTGGAGCTACATCTGCCTATCTAATCTTTTTAAAATTTGTAGAGCACTCTCAAGGGATTGCAAAACTCCATCATTAAAAAGGAGGGAATGGATTTGCGAGAATTAGCGATGTCTTACTTGTCAGTTACTCAGGAATCAGCTGTGGCTGTCTATCCTTATATAGGAAAAGGTGACAAAATACTAGCAGATGGTAAAGCGACTGAAGCCATGAGAGAGACATTAAATAAATTGAAATCAAAGTCTCGAGTAGTTATAGGGGAAGGTGAGATGGACGAAGCCCCTATGCTTTATATTGGTGAAACGTTAGGGAGAGGAACGACGGAGATAGACTTGGCTGTAGATCCAATTGATGGGACAACTTTAATTGCGAATGGTCAAGGGAATGCCATCACTGTTCTAGCTGGTTCAAAAAAAGGGACGCTCCTTCATGCTCCAGATATGTATATGGAAAAAATAGCAGTAGGTCCAAGAGCAAAGGGTAGTATTGACATTAGCTCTCCTATTGAAACCAACATTAAACATGTTGCGAGAGCATTGAATAAACCTATGAAAAATTTGAATATCATGATTCAGAATAGAGGGCGCCATCAGGAACTTATAAAGTCAATTCAAAAACTTGGAGCAAGTGTAATTTTATTTCAAGACGTGGACATTACCGGTGTGGTTGCCACAGCAATAGAAGAATATAATATAGATATGCTAATAGGAATTGGTGGTGCTCCTGAAGGAGTTATATCAGCTGTAGCTATGCGTAGCTTAGGTGGCGACTTTCAGGCCAAACTCCTTCCGGAAAATCAGGCTCAATATGATCGATGTATAGCCATGGGCATATCCAATCCTGATAAACACCTTCATTTAAACGATCTAGTATCGAGTGATGACTGTTTCTTCATAGCTACAGGGATTACTGATGGACAGTTGCTTAAAGGGATTAGAGAGAAACAGGGGAGCATGCTTCAAACACAAACTATTTTGTCACTCCATCATGAATATCATTTCATAAATTCTGTTCATCGTGTTAGTTCTCAAAGAGAGTTAGTAGTATAGTTACTAATTTTATATAAAAAATCGATAAGATTTAAGACTAATAGTAAACTATTAGTCTTATTTTAGTGAAAACATTAGTAGATGTATATGTAAAACCTTTTTGAAACAAAGTATTGACTGGATGTGGAAATTCTTTTTAAATAATTTGTATGATAAGATTACTAATAGATAGGATTAAAAGCTGGAGAAATGAAAGCCTTATCAATAAACACTTTTTGTTTTCTTTCTTTGATCAAATTTGGGATAAGATACATCATTTTTGGTTATTTAAAAATATATGTTAATGGATGTTTTTAAGTATAATTGCTAATGGATTTTCTATGAATAGAATAAAGGGTGACAAATATGAGTAAATTATTTGCAACTGAAAGACGTCAAAAAATCATGGAAATGCTAACTAAGAATTATCGTATTACTGTGCGAGACTTGGCTCACGAAATGAACGTTTCTGAAGTTACCCTTCGAACAGATTTGAAAGAGATGGAAAAGGAAGGACTTTTGCAACGGACTCATGGCGGTGCTGTGCTCTCTGAATTAAACGGTAATGAGATCACCTTTTCAACTAGAGAAAAGAAAAATAAAGACGCAAAGGTTAAGATAGCAAAACTAGCCATTGATCTCATTGAGGATGGAAATTGTATATTATTAGATGCAAGTTCCACAGCCTTAGAACTCGCACGATTACTTAAAGATACGGGACTAAAATTAACTGTTGTTACGAGTGGGATTTATACTGCCCTAGAACTTCGTGAAAATACTGATTTAACGGTCATTTTATTAGGTGGAGTTGTAAGACCAGGATCAAGTTCATTAGAAGGAATTCTTGGTGCAAATGTTTTAGATCAAATTCATGTGGATCTCATGTTTACTTCTGCCAACGGGTTTACT
Above is a window of Pseudalkalibacillus hwajinpoensis DNA encoding:
- a CDS encoding DUF2812 domain-containing protein — encoded protein: MRRFKVFFDIEKEEQWLNEQLQKGYRCTNISGLGIYTFEKTDKRYVMRLDYQDYLPKKKFVEYKGIYEDFGWVYIKGFWLGGIRYWQKEDDDQNEIFSDRQSKGNYYKRLMGYSFGLGMLCLAFSYMLYKDSGLYLTEGLWSMKGALFWKAFLFETPFVLLRLFPALLVVFFGSSFYKAYRKYSMLKEK
- a CDS encoding nucleotidyltransferase substrate binding protein, giving the protein MNKERLYEKLEDIKGCIPFKIPLTDDIVYDGVIQRFEFTFELSWKTMKMFLGYTGISEIRSQRATIREAFSCGLIENGDDWIDMMIDRNKTSHLYDEEEAKFIYQKVKNTYTKLLNDLITKWKKN
- a CDS encoding SDR family NAD(P)-dependent oxidoreductase; the encoded protein is MSVSDLFQLGGSTAVVTGSARGLGKAIAKALSDAGANVVIAVRC
- a CDS encoding MDR/zinc-dependent alcohol dehydrogenase-like family protein, which gives rise to MEKILNNVKEQAQKYPKKMKAIVAYAPEDYRLEEVSTPKIENDKEIIVKVEACGICAGDIKAYDGAPSFWGDDKQPAYIKAPMIPGHEFIGRVVEKGDAVTDYNIGDRIISEQIVPCWDCRFCGRGQYWMCEKHDLYGFQKNVNGGMAEYMKFTKEGINYKVPEDLPIEKAILIEPYACSLHAVQRAQIQLGDFVVLSGAGTLGLGMIGAAKKAGADTLVVLDLQDSRLELAKKFGADLVLNPSKVDVEKEIKALTEGYGCDVYIEATGHPKSVEQGLNSIRKLGRFVEFSVFKDPVTVDWSIISDRKELDILGSHLGPYCYELVIKAIANGDMPTENVVTHRFPLEEFQQGFELMKKGDQSLKIILEP
- a CDS encoding MFS transporter, encoding MNNSLAGGIDKAGIPSRLFWGYIGILIFMMGDGLELGWLSPYLIEQGMSVQQSAFLFTAYGVTIAISSWFSGVLVEAMGPKKTMLMGLLLYILGTIGFVGYGIPHLNYELMIPTYALRGFGYPLFAYGFLVWIAYRSPQQQLGRAVGWFWFVFTGGLNVLGAYYSIWAIKYLGHINTLWSALLWVTIGAIFALVINKDKLERKQNKENKSKVKELLKGVTIIKKEPKVGIAGIVRIINQTAQYAFPIFLPTYLVQYGIETSVWLNIWGSIFISNIVFNLIFGFVGDKFGWRNTVMWFGGVGCGTFTLLLYYMPQLVGANLWLIQAAGILWGACLAGYVPLSALVPSLVKEEKGAAMSILNLGAGLCVFVGPAIVGLTYGFVGAEGVIWILAGLYFAGAFMTKFITLPNNAKILDVDVNDEKAEVSNM
- the rpiB gene encoding ribose 5-phosphate isomerase B translates to MRIAIGSDHNAFEMKESIKSFIEELGFEVLDYGCHSCEAIDYPDVAFKVAQDIADNKVSRGILICGTGIGVAIAAGKVPGIRAALCHDTYSAERAQLSNNAQVLTMGSQIVGIEVAKKVVYTYLNCEFSGGNSKRKVQKIIDKEKEYTQKSFR
- a CDS encoding dihydroxyacetone kinase subunit DhaK, whose protein sequence is MKKLINNPNNVVDEMIQGYLKAHSDVVKGVEENHRTIIRTDAGTKKKVSIIIGGGSGHEPAFMGYVGEGMADGVAVGNIFASPPPDPILEAIKAVDTKKEALLIYGNYQGDLMNFDMAADLAEMESDIKVKQIIVKDDVASASHSEADKRRGIAGEFFVTKVAGAASETGAPLDEVYRLTEKANQNVRSMGVGLSPCSLPQTGEPSFLLEEDEMEIGLGHHGEPGVEKGKLQSSNEVTERIVNDILQDMPISKEEEVAVLVNGLGSTTRMELYIMYQKVESLLKEKGIHIHKSFVGDYSTSLEMGGLSISILKLDNELKRLIDAEANCPMYVQKKKEKEEVKR
- the dhaL gene encoding dihydroxyacetone kinase subunit DhaL, whose translation is MNATEWKQYFESVSPLMEENKNYLSELDRRLGDGDHGVTMSIGWQAVQEEIKSSLSEEKDCGKIAMKVGRSFLSAVGSSVGPLYASGFINGAKAIKNKTELNEEDLIDFWVNFIKGVHERGQANIGDKTMLDTLLPVLSILEGSTEPPLVRFKLALTTAEKAMISTKDMVSQKGRSSRLGERSKGVQDPGATSAYLIFLKFVEHSQGIAKLHH
- the glpX gene encoding class II fructose-bisphosphatase, encoding MDLRELAMSYLSVTQESAVAVYPYIGKGDKILADGKATEAMRETLNKLKSKSRVVIGEGEMDEAPMLYIGETLGRGTTEIDLAVDPIDGTTLIANGQGNAITVLAGSKKGTLLHAPDMYMEKIAVGPRAKGSIDISSPIETNIKHVARALNKPMKNLNIMIQNRGRHQELIKSIQKLGASVILFQDVDITGVVATAIEEYNIDMLIGIGGAPEGVISAVAMRSLGGDFQAKLLPENQAQYDRCIAMGISNPDKHLHLNDLVSSDDCFFIATGITDGQLLKGIREKQGSMLQTQTILSLHHEYHFINSVHRVSSQRELVV
- a CDS encoding DeoR/GlpR family DNA-binding transcription regulator, which produces MSKLFATERRQKIMEMLTKNYRITVRDLAHEMNVSEVTLRTDLKEMEKEGLLQRTHGGAVLSELNGNEITFSTREKKNKDAKVKIAKLAIDLIEDGNCILLDASSTALELARLLKDTGLKLTVVTSGIYTALELRENTDLTVILLGGVVRPGSSSLEGILGANVLDQIHVDLMFTSANGFTLKTGLTDFNVYEVELKRLLVKKADHIIALVDHSKINKSSISSFAAVKDLSYFISDVPLSLEMDKYFAENGVKTLSPVSRES